The Pochonia chlamydosporia 170 chromosome Unknown PCv3seq00027, whole genome shotgun sequence genome has a window encoding:
- a CDS encoding sn-1,2-diacylglycerol cholinephosphotransferase (similar to Neosartorya fischeri NRRL 181 XP_001262043.1), whose translation MVLSSSGSGSDNDNEETLPFYERDSLLPRDDANMAPNTRKAAAECISDDALIHLKSYKYSSVDKSPVSKYILGPWWNAFVNVLPLWIAPNMVTLLGFFFILGNIGLLVIYMPDLVGPGPTWLYFSFAFGLFMYQTMDNVDGKQARRTGTSSGLGELFDHGIDSLNCTLASLLETAAMGLGTSNAGIFTALCPCLAMFFSTWETYHTHTLYLGVINGPTEGLLIACSIMIASGIWGPHIWTLPLADALGDNLPGLADMLGKTSFRDIWVGLIIVSLLAGHIPFCLYNVACARQKQGLPVIPVFAEWTPMAVFTLGVGAWVFSPYSTLMTDNHLVLFCLTMSFVFGRLTTKMILAHLTRQPFPYWTVMLAPLVGGAFLGNLPRLGLPQISATLELYYLWAYFFFSLVVYFRWAYIVITAICDYLGINALTIPKEKQIANKQARNATKQH comes from the exons CgtctggctctggcagcgacaacgacaacgaggAAACGCTGCCTTTTTACGAACGAGATAGCCTGCTGCCGCGAGACGACGCAAACATGGCTCCCAATACGA GGAAAGCTGCTGCCGAATGCATCTCTGATGATGCCCTGATACATCTAAAGTCGTACAAATATTCGAGCGTCGACAAGTCGCCCGTGTCGAAATACATCCTTGGTCCATGG TGGAATGCCTTTGTAAATGTGTTGCCGTTATGGATTGCCCCAAACATGGTTACCCTGTTGGGCTTCTTTTTTATTCTGGGTAACATTGGCCTGCTGGTCATTTATATGCCCGACTTGGTCGGACCG GGACCAACATGGCTGTACTTCAGCTTCGCATTCGGTCTGTTTATGTATCAGACCATGGACAACGTTGATGGAAAGCAGGCGAGAAGGACGGGAACTTCGAGCGGACTCGGCGAGCTCTTCGACCACGGAATCGACTCTCTCAATTGCACACTCGCAAGTTTACTCGAAACCGCTgccatgggcttgggaaCATCGAACGCCGGAATCTTTACGGCCCTGTGCCCTTGTCTCGCCATGTTCTTTTCGACCTGGGAGACGTACCACACTCACACCTTATACCTGGGCGTTATCAACGGCCCTACCGAAGGCTTGCTCATCGCTTGCAGCATCATGATTGCTTCGGGAATTTGGGGCCCTCATATCTGGACTCTGCCTCTTGCCGATGCTCTTGGGGATAACTTGCCTGGACTGGCCGACATGCTTGGCAAGACGTCATTCCGAGATATCTGGGTTGGCTTGATTATTGTGTCCCTGCTCGCTGGACACATTCCCTTTTGCTTGTACAATGTCGCATGTGCACGCCAGAAGCAGGGACTTCCCGTCATTCCCGTGTTCGCCGAGTGGACGCCGATGGCTGTGTTCACGCTGGGGGTCGGAGCCTGGGTGTTTTCTCCTTACAGCACATTGATGACGGATAATCACTTGGTCCTGTTCTGCTTGACCATGTCCTTTGTCTTTGGCCGCCTGACCACCAAGATGATCCTTGCGCACTTGACTCGCCAGCCTTTCCCATACTGGACGGTTATGCTTGCACCGCTTGTGGGCGGCGCATTCCTCGGAAACCTTCCGCGACTGGGCCTCCCGCAGATCAGTGCCACCTTGGAATTGTACTACCTGTGGGCatactttttcttctctctgGTGGTGTACTTCCGCTGGGCATACATTGTCATTACGGCCATCTGCGATTATCTCGGCATCAATGCGTTGACCATCCCTaaggagaagcagattgcCAACAAACAGGCCCGCAATGCCACGAAGCAGCATTAA